Part of the Xiphophorus couchianus chromosome 2, X_couchianus-1.0, whole genome shotgun sequence genome, tccatgtgtttgacatcattgGAAAGCTTAGAAACCACACTTCTCACAATATGAAAACAACTCACAATGCCCTGAGATGAATTGTTCATGATAATAAGTGagttaagagactaatattttcatttcaggttgtatattttaagattttgtgttatggtgagtgtttgttaaatgggtGAAGGGATCCTCGGTCTGAacatgtttgagaaacactgatctGAAGTTAAAGTTGTCCCATTTTACTTCGTTCCAACTGCAGTTCAGGTcagtttgatcattttcatgtGTACACACTGCAGACTAACTCAGACATTTGAATACAAAGCCGATCACAACGCTGTGTTGGAGTGAGAGGAGTTTTATTCGTCCTTCAGTTCTGGAGTGAACGCAGCTTCTTCCTCAGAAGAACCTGGGAACCCAAACCGAGCAGCATGTGTGGCCCGTTCTCCAGCTTCCAGGGGATTATCCGCCTGGTGGAGATGATATTCAGCGCTCTGGCCGTCGTCCTGTTCAGAGGCACGATGGTCGTCCCCTGGGGCATTTGGTGCGCGTTCGTCTGGGTGTTGTGCATCGTCGTCCCCTTGGTGCTGCTCGTGATGGAGAGCAAAGGCTGGCACATCCTGCTGGTGGCGTTCCTCCCCAACTGGGCCGACCTGACCCTGGGCCTGACAGCCTTGTGCTGCATCTCCGTGGTCTCCGCCACTGTGGCCTTCGCTGCCGTTTTCGTCTGCCTCACCTGCATTGCAGACATCCTGTGCTTCATCTTCTCGCTGGTCGCCACGGTGTGCTTTCTGGTCGACGTCGTCAAGCAGAGGTCGGCGTTCGGCAGCGGCTACATGTCCAGCCTGAGAGGAACTCTCCGCATATTGGAGGCATTTGTCGCCTGCATGATCTTCACCGCCGCCGCCGACCATTTTGTGAGAGGGAAATGGTTCTACAAACCTTCTGGGATGGTACTGTGCGCCGTTATCTTCGGAGTTTGCCTCCTGGACACCGTGGCCATCATCGTCCTCCACCTGCTGAAGCTTTTGCAGTGTCTGCTGGTGTTCAGGCTGAACCTGGTGGAGTTTGTGTTTAACATAGTGGCGGTGGTGCTGTACGTGCTTGCTGTCATCCTGTGGACCGTGTTTGGCTACAGTTGCTACAGGCACAACCCTTACACCTGCATCAAATGTTCCTACGCAGACATGAATGCCGTCACGGTGGGAAGCGCTTTGAACCTCGTTCTTTACATCGTAGACCTGATTCTATCCATTAAGTCACTGTAGAAAAGTTCAGATGTGACTTTATTATCCCAGGCTCTGTCATTTGGtgaataaagatgaaaacagcTGTGAAGTTTGAGGTTTGTCTTCTTTTACTGGAGCTGGAAACATCAGTTGATATTTGGCTAGAGCAGAATTTTATGCGACTCtgtcaagtatttttggtttagtttctggtgcaaatatctgagtacacttgaaataagacaaagctaacatttaagtaacttttttagctAGATGTAGAGGCTTAGgccgagaggcggggtcacctggacaggtcgccagcctgtcgcagcagattatttcatttataacaaaacGTTTTTTCCATGCTctttgtgaaataatctgccagcggaactgtcattttttaaatcaataataaagaattattgacttaaaacaggaTCCTATTTCTTACTgatatttgatttgattgtttttgcattacaaactagactaaaaatacttggtaagatttggtttttgcagtgaagaagGAAGTAAAGGCTTGTTTAAGTTGATAATTCCtttatattaatgaaaaagaattagttccagtggcagattatttaatttatgacatttttcccatgttataaaggaaataatctgccactggaCCTAGAActaggttgctaggtaacagcgccATTGGAAATAAttcttttttgtcaatattaaggaattatttatttaaaacagacttctatatcttgctgaaaagttacttgtaagttagttttgtcttatttaaagtgtaaatatttgaaccagattaaaatacttggtaagattttgtgtttttgcagtgaactcaGCTGTATTTCACAGACTCGTTATATTCAAATCTTACCAAGACCGagataaaaaatgcaaatgtcttGACTCCTGGAGCTCCTGGTGTAAAAGTTATAAACCCTTCAAGTGTTTCTGTTATTAAAAGCCTGGTTATAATTATTACATAATAAccctttatttataaaaatgaaatgacaaacattttccactggCGCCCCCTTCAGGCCGACTCTGGCTCCTCCAGCTCCGCTGTTTCCAGTAAACCCTGAAAGCTGAAGTAGTGCGAGTTGCAGAAGACAGGAGGCTTGTTGGGCGTTGAACCGACAACTTCTGGCTTCAGAGAGGCAAACGGGTTCGCTCCACTTCCCTTCATGTCCATCTCCAGCTCCAGCAGGATTTGCAGAGAGTAGGTCATATCTGTCTCACTGCAGAGAGGacagagcagcagctgggaCAAAACGGTAGACTACtttttgaatcaaaataaagacttctacaggaaacagaactgcataaaatgtgaatttgggCCGCCCAAAATTGTTcagagggccacaaatggcccccggaccgcactttggacacccccgAATTAAATTATCATTGGATCATTATTGGCTCCTTCGTGGGATTTCTAACTACATTTTTAGactaaaactgcatttttatttgtttagtaaaatgaacttttgtCATTTCTAATGTTCATCTACAAAGTTTAGAGCAACTGAATGTagcaagtaaacaaaacaattatagttttattacatatttatttagctgcatCCAATTTCTGTATTTCCAGAGGAAATTCTGGTGTTTAAGGCTCCAAATGAGTGAAACTTACGTCAGCGTGGTGAACATGGAGGGAATCTCATAATCGCGGAGGAGCAGGAGAGTTGGAAGCCAGCCGTGGTCCAAACCCTGACTGGCATCGAAACCTGGGAGGAATCAAGGAAAACggctttaaaacacacaaaattcaGCTTCCTACCGTTTTGTCaaaatagacc contains:
- the LOC114161728 gene encoding myeloid-associated differentiation marker-like protein 2, which encodes MCGPFSSFQGIIRLVEMIFSALAVVLFRGTMVVPWGIWCAFVWVLCIVVPLVLLVMESKGWHILLVAFLPNWADLTLGLTALCCISVVSATVAFAAVFVCLTCIADILCFIFSLVATVCFLVDVVKQRSAFGSGYMSSLRGTLRILEAFVACMIFTAAADHFVRGKWFYKPSGMVLCAVIFGVCLLDTVAIIVLHLLKLLQCLLVFRLNLVEFVFNIVAVVLYVLAVILWTVFGYSCYRHNPYTCIKCSYADMNAVTVGSALNLVLYIVDLILSIKSL